Proteins from a single region of Catenulispora acidiphila DSM 44928:
- a CDS encoding adenosine deaminase — MRDFIQGLPKAELHVHHVGSASPRVVADLAARHEGATAVPADPELLAEYFTFTDFRHFIELYLSVVDLIRTPEDIRDLTYGVARDMAAQNIRYAELTCTPRSHMRRGIDGEAYLEAIEDARVAAHRDFGLALKWVFDIPGESGLEAAEDTVALIEARQPEALVGFGLGGPEIGVPRPQFAPYFERALALGLHSVPHAGESTGPETVWDALRHLKAERIGHGTSLVQDPELIDYIGEHRIPIEVCPTSNIATGVVKDLDEHPIRQMVGAGLLVTVNSDDPPMFGTELNHEYEVAAKLLGLDERGVAEIAKNAVAASFLDADGKRALSAEIDAYTAQRR; from the coding sequence ATGCGCGACTTCATCCAGGGCCTGCCCAAGGCCGAATTGCACGTCCACCACGTCGGATCGGCCTCGCCGCGCGTCGTCGCCGACCTCGCGGCCCGCCACGAGGGCGCGACCGCCGTGCCGGCCGACCCGGAGCTGCTGGCCGAGTACTTCACCTTCACCGACTTCCGGCACTTCATCGAGCTGTACCTCAGTGTCGTGGACCTGATCCGGACGCCCGAGGACATCAGGGACCTGACCTACGGCGTGGCGCGGGACATGGCCGCGCAGAACATCCGCTACGCCGAGCTGACCTGCACGCCGCGCTCCCACATGCGGCGCGGGATCGACGGCGAGGCGTACCTGGAGGCGATCGAGGACGCGCGGGTGGCCGCGCACCGGGACTTCGGGCTGGCGCTGAAGTGGGTCTTCGACATCCCCGGCGAGTCCGGCCTGGAGGCGGCCGAGGACACGGTCGCGCTGATCGAGGCGCGGCAGCCGGAGGCGCTGGTGGGATTCGGGCTCGGCGGTCCGGAGATCGGCGTGCCGCGTCCGCAGTTCGCGCCGTACTTCGAGCGCGCGCTGGCACTCGGGCTGCACAGCGTGCCGCACGCCGGGGAGTCCACCGGGCCGGAGACGGTCTGGGACGCGCTGCGGCATCTGAAGGCCGAGCGCATCGGGCACGGCACGTCGCTGGTGCAGGACCCGGAGCTGATCGACTACATCGGCGAGCACCGCATCCCGATCGAGGTGTGCCCGACCTCCAACATCGCCACCGGCGTGGTGAAGGATCTGGACGAGCACCCGATCCGGCAGATGGTCGGCGCCGGCCTGCTGGTGACGGTGAACAGCGACGACCCGCCGATGTTCGGGACCGAGCTGAACCACGAGTACGAGGTCGCCGCCAAGCTGCTGGGTCTGGACGAGCGCGGTGTGGCCGAGATCGCCAAGAACGCCGTGGCCGCCTCGTTCCTGGACGCCGACGGCAAGCGGGCGTTGAGCGCCGAGATCGACGCGTACACCGCCCAGCGGCGATGA
- a CDS encoding ABC transporter permease: MIAFTIRRLLVSIPILILSTFLVFLLVAWGADPLGDFKSKNPPPSAAEVAAREHALGLDHGLLVQYWNWIKNLVLHGDFGPSVQGSAFDINAELGRRTWVTFRLVICAIIIALILAVVVGVITAMKQYSITDYVATLIGFFFLSLPVFWFAILLKIWATDINNSLGTNIKTLGPPGGQWGGIGSWAGYLVLPTITLALSSYATWARFQRASMLDVLNSDYMRLARAKGLTPRRVMVRHGLRTALIPMTTQVTLDVAAIMGGTVITERIFQWQGLGTMFINGIQTQDTNTVLAWLLISATLVIVFNLIADLLYAVLDPRIRLA; the protein is encoded by the coding sequence ATGATCGCCTTCACGATCCGCCGCCTGCTGGTGTCGATCCCCATCCTGATCCTGTCCACGTTCCTGGTCTTCCTGCTGGTGGCCTGGGGCGCGGACCCGCTGGGCGACTTCAAGTCCAAGAACCCGCCGCCGTCCGCGGCCGAGGTCGCCGCGCGCGAGCACGCGCTCGGCCTGGACCACGGCCTGCTGGTCCAGTACTGGAACTGGATCAAGAACCTGGTGCTCCACGGCGACTTCGGGCCCTCGGTGCAGGGCTCGGCCTTCGACATCAACGCCGAGCTCGGCCGCCGGACCTGGGTCACCTTCCGGCTGGTGATCTGCGCCATCATCATCGCGCTGATCCTGGCCGTGGTGGTCGGCGTGATCACGGCGATGAAGCAGTACAGCATCACCGACTACGTCGCGACCCTGATCGGCTTCTTCTTCCTGTCGCTGCCGGTGTTCTGGTTCGCGATCCTGCTCAAGATCTGGGCCACCGACATCAACAACTCCCTGGGCACGAACATCAAGACCCTGGGGCCGCCGGGAGGCCAGTGGGGCGGGATCGGCAGCTGGGCCGGGTACCTGGTGCTGCCGACCATCACCTTGGCGCTGAGCTCCTACGCCACCTGGGCCCGGTTCCAGCGGGCGTCGATGCTGGACGTGCTGAACAGCGACTACATGCGGCTGGCCCGGGCCAAGGGCCTGACGCCGAGGCGGGTCATGGTCCGCCACGGCCTGCGCACCGCGCTGATCCCGATGACCACGCAGGTGACCCTGGACGTCGCGGCGATCATGGGCGGCACGGTGATCACCGAGCGCATCTTCCAGTGGCAGGGCCTGGGCACGATGTTCATCAACGGCATCCAGACCCAGGACACCAACACGGTGCTGGCCTGGCTGCTGATCTCGGCGACCCTGGTGATCGTCTTCAACCTGATCGCGGACCTGCTCTACGCGGTCCTGGACCCCCGCATCCGGCTGGCGTAG
- a CDS encoding ABC transporter ATP-binding protein: MSTDFSAFSAASPGVPTPGGGGSAEIVLSVKDLTVTFPSDDGPVKAVRGVSYDLHAGEVLGIVGESGSGKSVTSMAVMGLLPKTARTAGSVLFRGRELLGLTEKEMTDIRGKKIAMIFQDPMTSLNPVYKIGWQLSEAVLAHNDVSKEVARKRALELLEIVGIPSPDRRIDQYPHEFSGGMRQRVVIAIAMANDPDVIIADEPTTALDVTVQAQVLEALRAAQKETGAAMVLITHDLGVVAGQADRVLVMYAGKPVEIGPIDGIYYHPRMPYTVGLLGSLPRLDQRSQEKLTPIPGTPPSVVNLPPGCPFAPRCPLRTDICLESEPALLPALGADHEAACHHSDLLTHEGAMDIFSTDPNAVPGEGPDAGPAGPGGENGAAQ, translated from the coding sequence ATGAGTACCGACTTCTCCGCGTTCTCCGCCGCGAGCCCCGGCGTCCCGACTCCCGGCGGCGGGGGCTCCGCCGAGATCGTGCTGTCGGTCAAGGACCTGACCGTCACCTTCCCCAGCGACGACGGGCCGGTGAAGGCCGTCCGCGGCGTGTCCTACGACCTGCACGCCGGCGAGGTGCTGGGCATCGTCGGGGAGTCCGGCTCGGGCAAGTCGGTGACCTCGATGGCGGTCATGGGCCTGCTGCCCAAGACCGCGCGGACGGCGGGCTCGGTGCTCTTCCGAGGCCGGGAGCTGCTCGGGCTCACCGAGAAGGAGATGACCGATATCCGGGGCAAGAAGATCGCGATGATCTTCCAGGACCCGATGACCTCGCTGAACCCGGTCTACAAGATCGGCTGGCAGCTCTCGGAGGCGGTGCTGGCGCACAACGACGTCTCCAAGGAGGTGGCGCGCAAGCGCGCGCTGGAGCTGCTGGAGATCGTCGGCATCCCCTCGCCGGACCGGCGGATCGACCAGTATCCGCACGAGTTCTCCGGCGGCATGCGCCAGCGCGTGGTGATCGCCATCGCGATGGCCAACGACCCCGACGTGATCATCGCCGACGAGCCGACCACCGCCCTGGACGTGACGGTCCAGGCCCAGGTCCTCGAGGCGCTCCGCGCGGCGCAGAAGGAGACCGGCGCCGCGATGGTGCTGATCACCCACGACCTCGGCGTGGTCGCCGGCCAGGCCGACCGCGTCCTGGTGATGTACGCCGGCAAGCCGGTCGAGATCGGGCCCATCGACGGCATCTACTACCACCCGCGCATGCCCTACACCGTGGGCCTGCTGGGCTCCCTGCCCCGCCTGGACCAGCGCAGCCAGGAGAAGCTGACCCCGATCCCCGGCACCCCGCCCTCGGTGGTGAACCTGCCGCCCGGCTGCCCCTTCGCCCCCCGCTGCCCGCTGCGCACCGACATCTGCCTGGAATCCGAACCGGCCCTCCTCCCCGCCCTCGGCGCCGACCACGAGGCCGCCTGCCACCACTCGGACCTGCTGACGCACGAGGGCGCGATGGACATCTTCAGCACCGACCCCAACGCCGTGCCGGGCGAGGGCCCGGACGCGGGTCCCGCCGGCCCCGGCGGCGAGAACGGAGCCGCGCAGTGA
- a CDS encoding integral membrane protein, producing the protein MNRAALEAANADLSERGRKGRIGFFVFMALLMQLAFAVSYIGALHAPQRPHRMPVGVVAPLQVVRQLQKTSDQAGPLFTLQPVASPDAAESAIKHRTVLGAYLPAAVGTTDQLLVTTAVGPSAPQALTVAFGQAARAQQHTLRVKDVLPPHRGDDEGLVPFYLVIAWTVGGYLASTLVGLMGGMNSATPRLALERIGMLAVYSVLGGIGGTLIVHTILGFLGGGWWTQALIGMLVVFSVSVFANGLQTFLGLIGTGVVIGLFVILGNPSAAGPWPRNMVPAFWRVIGPWLPNFQGTNAVRGVAYFHSQGLSTAIWVFVIYAAIGVMLSVAGAGRDNAILRMSEH; encoded by the coding sequence ATGAACCGTGCCGCCCTCGAAGCCGCCAACGCCGACCTCTCTGAGCGCGGGCGCAAGGGACGCATCGGTTTCTTCGTCTTCATGGCGCTGCTCATGCAGCTGGCGTTCGCCGTCTCCTACATCGGCGCCCTGCACGCTCCGCAGCGTCCGCATCGCATGCCGGTCGGCGTGGTGGCACCGCTGCAGGTGGTGCGGCAGCTGCAGAAGACGTCGGACCAGGCCGGGCCGCTGTTCACGCTGCAGCCGGTGGCGAGTCCTGATGCCGCGGAGAGCGCGATCAAGCACCGCACCGTGCTCGGCGCCTACCTGCCGGCGGCGGTGGGCACCACCGATCAGTTGCTGGTGACGACGGCCGTCGGCCCGTCAGCGCCGCAAGCGCTGACCGTCGCCTTCGGCCAGGCCGCGCGGGCGCAGCAGCACACGCTTCGGGTCAAGGACGTCCTGCCGCCCCACCGCGGCGACGACGAGGGCCTGGTCCCGTTCTACCTGGTGATCGCCTGGACCGTCGGCGGCTACCTGGCCTCGACCCTGGTCGGTCTGATGGGCGGTATGAACAGCGCGACGCCGCGGCTGGCGCTGGAGCGCATCGGGATGCTCGCGGTCTACAGCGTCCTCGGCGGGATCGGCGGGACGCTGATCGTGCACACCATCCTCGGGTTCCTCGGCGGCGGCTGGTGGACGCAGGCGCTGATCGGGATGCTCGTCGTGTTCTCCGTGTCGGTCTTCGCCAACGGCCTTCAGACGTTCCTCGGGCTGATCGGGACCGGGGTTGTGATCGGGCTGTTCGTGATCCTGGGCAACCCGTCCGCCGCCGGGCCGTGGCCGCGGAACATGGTCCCGGCGTTCTGGCGGGTGATCGGTCCGTGGCTGCCGAACTTCCAGGGCACCAACGCCGTGCGCGGCGTCGCCTACTTCCACTCCCAAGGGCTGTCGACGGCGATCTGGGTCTTCGTGATCTACGCCGCGATCGGGGTGATGCTGTCGGTCGCCGGGGCGGGGCGGGACAACGCGATTCTGCGGATGAGCGAGCATTAG
- a CDS encoding ABC transporter permease, whose translation MADDIPPRDVNDEPGESDLPGTPGGRGAEFLGEQGQQPGLMIDAVTPGGEDILQSGTEPADTEFTIAARNQWQLVLRRFRQHKLAVASAVVLLLVILFATLGPAIWKYGPNDFSNDFSVAPSLSHPFGTDSNGADHMAQVMAGTQLSLKIAFTVAIAGTVFGSIYGAISGFYRGATDTLMMRLVDLVLTIPALAVGALLGKKFGNNWVLLAVVLAGLLWTGSARVVRGQVLSVREKEYIEAARALGATDRRIIFRHILPNVAGPIIVLFTLLVAAAVLTETALSYLGFGVQFPDISLGSLITSGETAATGGRGWLFYFPGLFIILIALTVNFIGDGLRDALDPTQTKARA comes from the coding sequence GTGGCTGACGACATCCCGCCGCGGGACGTCAACGACGAGCCGGGGGAGTCCGACCTCCCCGGGACCCCGGGCGGCCGGGGCGCGGAGTTCCTGGGCGAGCAGGGCCAGCAGCCCGGGCTGATGATAGACGCCGTCACCCCGGGCGGCGAGGACATACTGCAGTCGGGCACCGAGCCGGCCGACACCGAGTTCACGATCGCCGCGCGCAACCAGTGGCAGCTGGTGCTGCGCCGCTTCCGGCAGCACAAGCTGGCGGTGGCCTCGGCGGTGGTGCTGCTGCTGGTGATCCTGTTCGCCACCCTCGGGCCGGCGATCTGGAAGTACGGCCCGAACGACTTCAGCAACGACTTCTCGGTCGCGCCCTCGCTCAGCCATCCCTTCGGCACCGACTCCAACGGCGCCGACCACATGGCGCAGGTGATGGCCGGGACCCAGCTGTCGCTGAAGATCGCCTTCACCGTGGCGATCGCCGGCACCGTCTTCGGCTCGATCTACGGCGCGATCTCCGGCTTCTACCGCGGCGCCACCGACACCCTGATGATGCGCCTGGTCGACCTGGTGCTGACCATCCCGGCGCTGGCCGTCGGCGCGCTGCTGGGCAAGAAGTTCGGCAACAACTGGGTGCTGCTGGCCGTGGTGCTGGCCGGCCTGCTGTGGACCGGCTCGGCCCGCGTGGTGCGCGGGCAGGTGCTCTCGGTGCGCGAGAAGGAGTACATCGAGGCGGCGCGGGCGCTGGGCGCCACCGACCGGCGGATCATCTTCCGGCACATCCTGCCGAACGTGGCCGGCCCGATCATCGTGCTGTTCACCCTGCTGGTGGCCGCCGCGGTGCTGACCGAGACGGCGCTGAGCTATCTGGGCTTCGGCGTGCAGTTCCCGGACATCTCCCTGGGCTCGCTGATCACCAGCGGCGAGACCGCGGCGACCGGCGGCAGAGGCTGGCTGTTCTACTTCCCGGGCCTGTTCATCATCCTGATCGCGCTGACCGTGAACTTCATCGGCGACGGCCTGCGCGACGCCCTCGACCCGACGCAGACGAAGGCCCGCGCATGA
- the ilvC gene encoding ketol-acid reductoisomerase, whose translation MAEMYYDDDADLSIIQGRSVAVLGYGSQGHAHALSLRDSGVDVRVGLHEGSKSRQAAEEAGLRVLTPFEACEEADVIMILVPDPVQRKVYAEAVEPNLAEGDAIFFGHGLNIRYGLIKPPAGVDVCMVAPKGPGHLVRRQFTEGRGVPCLIAVEQDATGTATELALSYAKGIGGTRAGVIKTTFTEETETDLFGEQAVLCGGAEALIKAGFETLTEAGYQPEVAYFECLHELKLIVDLMYEGGLEKMNWSVSETAEWGGYVTGPRIVDDRTKATMKQVLTEIQDGSFANNWIAEYDAGLPNYKKYVEAEEQHPITATGKKLRSMMSWIREG comes from the coding sequence ATGGCTGAGATGTACTACGACGACGACGCGGACCTGAGCATCATCCAGGGCCGCAGCGTCGCGGTCCTGGGCTACGGGTCCCAGGGCCACGCGCACGCGCTGTCCCTGCGGGACTCGGGCGTGGACGTCCGGGTCGGCCTGCACGAGGGCTCCAAGTCCCGGCAGGCGGCCGAGGAGGCCGGGCTGCGGGTCCTCACCCCGTTCGAGGCCTGCGAAGAGGCCGACGTGATCATGATCCTGGTGCCGGACCCGGTGCAGCGCAAGGTCTACGCCGAGGCCGTCGAGCCGAACCTGGCCGAGGGCGACGCGATCTTCTTCGGCCACGGCCTGAACATCCGCTACGGCCTGATCAAGCCGCCGGCCGGCGTCGACGTGTGCATGGTCGCCCCCAAGGGACCGGGCCACCTGGTGCGCCGGCAGTTCACCGAGGGCCGCGGCGTGCCCTGTCTGATCGCCGTGGAGCAGGACGCCACCGGCACCGCGACCGAGCTCGCGCTGTCCTACGCCAAGGGCATCGGCGGCACCCGCGCCGGCGTCATCAAGACCACCTTCACCGAGGAGACCGAGACCGACCTGTTCGGCGAGCAGGCGGTGCTCTGCGGCGGTGCCGAGGCCCTGATCAAGGCGGGCTTCGAGACCCTGACCGAGGCCGGCTACCAGCCGGAGGTCGCCTACTTCGAGTGCCTGCACGAGCTCAAGCTCATCGTCGACCTCATGTACGAGGGCGGCCTGGAGAAGATGAACTGGTCGGTCTCGGAGACCGCCGAGTGGGGCGGCTACGTCACCGGTCCCCGGATCGTCGACGACCGGACCAAGGCCACGATGAAGCAGGTGCTCACCGAGATCCAGGACGGCAGCTTCGCCAACAACTGGATCGCCGAGTACGACGCGGGTCTGCCGAACTACAAGAAGTATGTCGAGGCCGAGGAGCAGCACCCGATCACCGCGACCGGCAAGAAGCTGCGCTCGATGATGTCCTGGATCCGCGAGGGCTGA
- a CDS encoding ABC transporter ATP-binding protein, protein MPVTPEPEHLARPATESVAAPVLSTPGGQPEPPMPAEPAAEVGSSTPGAEPVPAALAAEAALASSSKPPVSASSAPLLTVKNLVKEFPIRSSGLIRKQVGVVQAVSDISFEISAGETLGLVGESGCGKSTTSRAVLHLQRATSGTVVFDGVDLTTVGKNDLRRLRRDMQLVFQDPFASLDPRITVNEIIAEPLRIHGLYGDKGSGRKKVNDLMATVGLKPEHGNRYPHEFSGGQRQRIGIARALALRPKLLVLDEPVSALDVSIQAGVINLLEELQDELGLAYLFVAHDLSVVRHIADRVAVMYLGKIVELGPRDQLFDHPQHPYTQALISAIPIPDPRRERTRQRILLQGDVPSPANPPSGCRFRTRCPKFLTLTSEQQQKCINEEPLLVGRGPGGMATSEDAVHKAACHYAESLRLL, encoded by the coding sequence ATGCCTGTCACGCCCGAGCCCGAGCACCTCGCGCGCCCGGCCACCGAGTCCGTCGCCGCGCCGGTGCTTTCGACGCCTGGCGGCCAGCCGGAGCCTCCGATGCCGGCGGAGCCTGCTGCCGAGGTGGGGTCTTCCACGCCTGGTGCCGAGCCCGTGCCTGCTGCGCTGGCCGCCGAGGCCGCGCTCGCCTCGTCCTCCAAGCCTCCGGTGTCCGCTTCCAGCGCGCCGCTCTTGACCGTCAAGAACCTGGTCAAGGAGTTCCCGATCCGCTCCTCCGGCCTGATTCGCAAGCAGGTCGGTGTGGTGCAGGCGGTGTCGGACATCTCCTTCGAGATCTCCGCCGGCGAGACGCTGGGCTTGGTGGGGGAGTCCGGGTGCGGGAAGTCCACGACGTCGCGTGCGGTGCTGCATCTGCAGCGGGCCACCAGTGGCACCGTGGTGTTCGACGGCGTCGATCTCACCACCGTCGGCAAGAACGACCTGCGCCGTCTGCGCCGGGACATGCAGCTGGTGTTCCAGGATCCGTTCGCTTCGCTGGATCCGCGTATCACGGTGAACGAGATCATCGCCGAACCGCTGCGTATTCACGGGCTCTACGGCGACAAGGGCTCTGGCCGGAAGAAGGTCAACGACTTGATGGCCACCGTCGGTCTCAAGCCGGAGCACGGCAACCGCTATCCGCACGAGTTCTCCGGCGGGCAGCGGCAGCGCATCGGTATCGCGCGGGCGCTGGCGCTGCGGCCGAAGCTGCTGGTCCTGGACGAGCCAGTGTCGGCGCTGGACGTCTCCATCCAGGCCGGCGTGATCAACCTGCTGGAGGAGTTGCAGGACGAGCTGGGGCTGGCGTACCTGTTCGTCGCGCACGACCTGTCGGTGGTGCGGCACATCGCCGACCGGGTGGCGGTCATGTACCTGGGCAAGATCGTCGAGCTGGGTCCGCGCGACCAGCTCTTCGACCATCCGCAACATCCGTACACGCAGGCGCTGATCTCGGCGATCCCGATCCCCGACCCGCGCCGTGAGCGGACCCGGCAGCGGATCCTGTTGCAGGGTGATGTGCCCTCGCCGGCGAACCCGCCGTCCGGCTGCCGTTTCCGGACGCGCTGCCCGAAGTTCCTGACGCTGACCTCGGAGCAGCAGCAGAAGTGCATCAACGAGGAGCCGCTGCTGGTCGGGCGCGGTCCCGGCGGGATGGCGACGAGCGAGGACGCGGTGCACAAGGCGGCGTGCCACTACGCGGAGTCGCTGCGGTTGCTGTGA
- a CDS encoding ABC transporter family substrate-binding protein, with product MGVSRRTLALQTGAIAAAVALAATACGSSKSGGGSTTGSGSGAGTPIADRNSVNAATVKQGGKITWTIEKTVQDWNPLTSLGNTFDYAQTTNGIYPDVYVPQPDYSLVLNTDLMAGDPVVTNATSTEPQKIVYKIQPNAKWSDGTPVTADDFIYLWQAQNGTNPNVDVASTTGYSDVASVTGSDNGKTVTVAFKQDKPFSDWKSLFTSILPAHVAKQHGDVAASFTWLDANPPTVSAGPFEIAPGGVSADKSLIKTIKNPQYYGKPANLDEVDFRAITDSSQEPTALANGEVDGIYPQPQLDLVNRVKSIAGVDYHINQGLVWEHIDLNLRNSAFGGPADADQTQPAKVALRQAMFTAFDRLGLLNRTIKQFDSDAAVLNNRMVVPGQPGYQDNASAMYPESGDLNKAKQLLTTAGYKGVGTALVDPSGKAVPAFSMRYTVGNQLRQDTCNLFAQAMKQLGITVNVSSTDALGKTLTQSDAQHTYDIIVFAWVDTPFPNSANQPLYTTTTQGNPQSNYGYYSNANVDKWLADATVNPDQTAREKDLNQADAQITKDAYTLPLYQKPTMIAYKNTLGNVRDNPTQIGPTYNIAQWGQK from the coding sequence ATGGGCGTCAGCAGGAGGACACTCGCGCTGCAGACCGGAGCGATCGCGGCGGCGGTGGCCTTGGCCGCCACCGCCTGCGGCAGCAGCAAGAGCGGCGGAGGATCCACCACCGGTTCCGGTTCGGGCGCCGGCACGCCCATCGCCGACCGGAACTCGGTCAACGCCGCGACCGTGAAGCAGGGCGGGAAGATCACCTGGACCATCGAGAAGACGGTCCAGGACTGGAACCCGCTCACCTCTCTGGGCAACACGTTCGACTACGCGCAGACCACGAACGGCATCTACCCGGACGTCTACGTCCCGCAGCCGGACTACTCGCTGGTGCTGAACACCGACCTGATGGCCGGGGACCCGGTGGTCACCAACGCCACCTCGACCGAGCCGCAGAAGATCGTCTACAAGATCCAGCCGAACGCCAAGTGGTCCGACGGGACCCCGGTCACCGCCGACGACTTCATCTACCTGTGGCAGGCGCAGAACGGCACCAACCCGAACGTCGACGTGGCCAGCACCACCGGCTACAGCGACGTGGCCTCGGTGACCGGCAGCGACAACGGCAAGACCGTGACCGTCGCCTTCAAGCAGGACAAGCCCTTCTCGGACTGGAAGAGCCTGTTCACCTCGATCCTGCCGGCGCACGTCGCCAAGCAGCACGGCGACGTCGCGGCCTCCTTCACCTGGCTGGACGCCAACCCCCCGACGGTCTCCGCCGGCCCGTTCGAGATCGCCCCCGGCGGCGTCTCGGCCGACAAGAGCCTGATCAAGACGATCAAGAACCCGCAGTACTACGGCAAGCCGGCCAACCTCGACGAGGTCGACTTCCGCGCGATCACCGACTCCTCGCAGGAGCCGACCGCGCTGGCCAACGGCGAGGTGGACGGCATCTACCCGCAGCCGCAGCTGGACCTGGTGAACCGGGTCAAGAGCATCGCCGGCGTGGACTACCACATCAACCAGGGCCTGGTCTGGGAGCACATCGACCTGAACCTGCGCAACAGCGCCTTCGGCGGCCCGGCCGACGCCGACCAGACCCAGCCGGCCAAGGTCGCGCTGCGCCAGGCGATGTTCACCGCCTTCGACCGGCTCGGCCTGCTGAACCGGACGATCAAGCAGTTCGACAGCGACGCGGCGGTGCTGAACAACCGCATGGTGGTGCCCGGCCAGCCCGGCTACCAGGACAACGCCTCCGCGATGTACCCGGAGTCCGGGGACCTGAACAAGGCCAAGCAGCTGCTCACCACGGCCGGCTACAAGGGCGTGGGCACCGCGCTGGTGGACCCCAGCGGCAAGGCCGTCCCGGCGTTCAGCATGCGCTACACCGTCGGCAACCAGCTGCGCCAGGACACCTGCAACCTGTTCGCGCAGGCCATGAAGCAGCTGGGGATCACGGTCAACGTCAGCTCCACCGACGCCCTGGGCAAGACCCTGACCCAGTCCGACGCGCAGCACACGTACGACATCATCGTCTTCGCCTGGGTGGACACCCCGTTCCCCAACTCGGCGAACCAGCCGCTGTACACCACCACGACGCAGGGCAACCCGCAGAGCAACTACGGGTACTACAGCAACGCGAACGTGGACAAGTGGCTGGCCGACGCCACGGTCAACCCCGACCAGACGGCCCGGGAGAAGGACCTGAACCAGGCCGACGCGCAGATCACCAAGGACGCGTACACGCTGCCGCTGTACCAGAAGCCGACGATGATCGCGTACAAGAACACCCTGGGCAACGTGCGGGACAACCCGACGCAGATCGGCCCGACGTACAACATCGCGCAGTGGGGCCAGAAGTAG
- a CDS encoding PPOX class F420-dependent oxidoreductase — protein MTLEISDKARALLEKPVLVNLATVRPDGAPQVNPMWFKWDGELLWFTHTSYRQKYKNIAHEPRVSISIMDPDSGYDYLEIRGVVETVEADPEATMYQTLSEWYDGKAVVPADAKDRVKIGVRPTKLSGM, from the coding sequence ATGACGCTTGAGATCTCCGACAAAGCCCGCGCCCTGCTGGAGAAGCCGGTGCTGGTCAACCTGGCCACGGTCCGCCCGGACGGCGCGCCCCAGGTGAACCCGATGTGGTTCAAGTGGGACGGGGAGCTGCTGTGGTTCACCCACACCAGCTACCGCCAGAAGTACAAGAACATCGCGCACGAGCCGCGGGTCTCGATCTCGATCATGGACCCGGACAGCGGCTACGACTACCTCGAGATCCGCGGCGTGGTCGAGACGGTCGAGGCCGACCCCGAGGCGACGATGTATCAGACGCTGTCGGAGTGGTACGACGGCAAGGCGGTCGTCCCCGCCGACGCCAAGGACCGGGTGAAGATCGGCGTGCGCCCGACGAAGCTCTCCGGGATGTAG
- a CDS encoding DMT family transporter, which produces MTADSAAAVPAAVPPVPLRVSAVHRPPKADMAVLGVAVTAVGTSGPLIAAAAAPAMAIAFWRNAIAAAVFAPYVLLRANLRAELRGLGRRTTVLAVVSGLILGAHFATWTPSAKLSSVASATAFAATQPIFAAIVARVLGHHVPRRAWMGIGVAFAGVFVLSGVDFHASFRAFEGDLLALTAAAFAAVYMTIGGEVRKTASLPVYAFLCYGAASVFLIGAVGATGSALVGFSGNAWVKIGALTLLAQFLGHTLFNRVVKTTSATVISTSILLEVPMAAVIAAIFLHQIPSVWAIPGAVLILGGLLLVVTANRGQSGH; this is translated from the coding sequence GTGACCGCCGACAGCGCCGCCGCCGTACCCGCGGCGGTGCCGCCCGTTCCGCTCCGCGTCTCGGCGGTGCATCGGCCGCCGAAGGCCGATATGGCGGTGCTCGGGGTCGCGGTCACCGCGGTCGGGACCTCCGGGCCGCTCATCGCCGCCGCCGCCGCGCCGGCGATGGCCATCGCCTTCTGGCGTAACGCGATAGCCGCCGCGGTCTTCGCGCCCTACGTCCTCCTGCGCGCGAATCTGCGTGCTGAGCTGCGAGGCCTTGGCCGGCGGACCACCGTCCTGGCCGTCGTCTCCGGTCTCATACTCGGCGCGCACTTCGCGACATGGACGCCGTCCGCCAAGCTCTCCTCCGTCGCCTCCGCGACCGCCTTCGCCGCGACGCAGCCGATCTTCGCGGCGATCGTGGCGCGGGTGCTGGGGCATCACGTACCGCGGCGCGCGTGGATGGGGATCGGTGTGGCGTTCGCCGGGGTGTTCGTGCTGTCGGGGGTGGACTTCCACGCTTCGTTCCGGGCGTTCGAGGGCGATCTGCTGGCGCTGACCGCCGCCGCCTTCGCGGCCGTGTACATGACCATCGGCGGGGAGGTGCGCAAGACCGCGTCGCTGCCGGTCTACGCCTTTCTTTGCTATGGCGCCGCGTCGGTGTTCCTGATCGGCGCCGTCGGTGCCACCGGTTCCGCGCTCGTCGGATTCAGCGGCAACGCGTGGGTGAAGATCGGGGCGCTCACCCTTCTGGCGCAGTTCCTCGGACACACCCTTTTCAACCGGGTCGTGAAGACCACCAGCGCGACGGTCATATCGACATCGATCCTGCTCGAAGTGCCCATGGCGGCGGTGATCGCAGCCATATTCCTGCACCAGATCCCCTCTGTGTGGGCGATTCCGGGGGCGGTGCTGATTCTGGGCGGGCTGCTGCTCGTGGTGACGGCGAACCGGGGGCAGAGCGGGCACTGA